In Sphingomonas psychrotolerans, the following proteins share a genomic window:
- a CDS encoding Eco29kI family restriction endonuclease yields MTNGADAHHFDFDLDRAIREQAVERLEASPMVALGRGVGPAASGIYALYWHGALVYIGKASKDTTKSGRTLRKRLSEHVTKISGRQNITVTDMQCRFLTFESEWWVFAAEFALINHYSPDWNGSGYGSKVPGKGRPGTGLVSRWADRFPKLD; encoded by the coding sequence ATGACCAATGGCGCCGATGCCCATCATTTCGATTTCGACCTCGATCGAGCGATCCGCGAACAAGCAGTGGAGCGGCTGGAAGCAAGCCCCATGGTCGCGCTTGGCCGAGGAGTCGGCCCCGCCGCGAGTGGCATTTACGCTCTCTATTGGCACGGCGCCCTCGTCTACATTGGCAAGGCGTCCAAGGACACGACAAAGAGCGGGCGAACGCTGCGAAAGCGACTGAGCGAGCACGTTACCAAGATCAGCGGCCGACAGAATATCACGGTGACGGATATGCAATGCCGCTTCCTCACGTTCGAAAGCGAATGGTGGGTATTCGCCGCCGAGTTCGCCCTGATCAACCATTACTCGCCGGACTGGAACGGAAGTGGCTACGGCAGCAAGGTGCCGGGGAAAGGCCGGCCAGGCACCGGCTTGGTCAGCCGCTGGGCCGACCGCTTTCCAAAACTTGACTGA
- a CDS encoding 3'-5' exonuclease, which yields MNERMWAVDIEGNGKTPPEIVEIAIVELRGLERTGLRRNWRLRPPSGIAPMASRIHGIWDRDVADAPDLEDVADDILVWLEGAPIVGHNVRVELEVLGRALDEWSPASAYDTLKLARAMLPDAPKHGLEALGARLGLDVQAASETGSTAHSALYDATLSAILLKYLLQPLSAEERRRRLAEIDLLEPPPQGQLI from the coding sequence ATGAATGAGCGAATGTGGGCGGTGGACATCGAGGGCAACGGCAAAACGCCTCCCGAGATCGTCGAGATCGCCATCGTTGAGCTGCGCGGACTGGAGCGGACAGGTCTGCGCCGCAACTGGCGCCTGCGCCCCCCAAGCGGCATCGCGCCAATGGCCTCGCGCATCCATGGCATCTGGGACCGCGACGTCGCCGATGCGCCGGATCTGGAGGACGTCGCCGACGACATCCTTGTGTGGCTAGAGGGTGCGCCGATTGTCGGACACAACGTCCGTGTCGAACTGGAAGTGCTTGGCCGCGCCCTTGACGAATGGTCGCCGGCATCCGCCTATGATACGCTGAAACTCGCAAGGGCGATGTTGCCAGACGCCCCCAAACACGGTCTCGAAGCGCTGGGAGCGCGACTTGGGCTTGACGTGCAAGCAGCGAGCGAGACCGGATCAACCGCCCATTCCGCTCTATACGACGCGACGCTTTCCGCCATTCTTCTAAAGTATCTCCTTCAGCCATTGTCCGCCGAGGAGCGCCGTCGTCGGCTTGCCGAGATCGACCTTCTCGAGCCTCCGCCACAGGGTCAGTTGATTTGA
- a CDS encoding AAA family ATPase translates to MTRPFKIAVAGTHSTGKSTFVAALLSALAEAGLAAEGVHDSAADAMSLGFPILANHSFESTAWLMSQAIRLETEASLRADVIVIDRPVPDALGYMRAALRHQSRKLEPGRLERLEEICRTWVGEYDLIFVTVLDEQVPIGPGRPDNEAFRRLAARCVADVFEEMAPSAIPLRNGEVGAAVATCMAAVRRHASR, encoded by the coding sequence TTGACCAGACCCTTCAAGATCGCCGTCGCCGGCACGCACTCGACCGGCAAATCTACATTTGTCGCCGCACTGCTGAGCGCGTTGGCGGAGGCCGGGTTGGCCGCCGAGGGGGTGCATGACAGCGCCGCCGATGCGATGTCGCTTGGCTTTCCAATCCTCGCCAACCATTCATTCGAGAGCACGGCGTGGCTGATGTCGCAAGCCATCCGACTGGAAACCGAAGCTTCGCTGCGAGCCGATGTGATCGTTATCGACCGCCCCGTCCCGGACGCGCTCGGCTATATGCGGGCTGCGCTGCGCCACCAATCACGCAAGCTCGAGCCGGGCCGGCTCGAGCGCTTGGAAGAGATCTGCCGGACTTGGGTGGGCGAATATGACTTGATCTTCGTGACTGTGCTGGATGAGCAAGTGCCAATTGGTCCTGGCCGACCGGACAACGAGGCCTTTCGGCGCTTGGCCGCTAGGTGCGTCGCGGACGTGTTCGAAGAGATGGCGCCTAGCGCCATTCCGCTTCGCAATGGCGAGGTGGGCGCGGCGGTAGCGACTTGCATGGCAGCGGTGCGGCGCCATGCATCCCGCTGA
- a CDS encoding radical SAM protein has protein sequence MDDDLAVANLISHWAFRRDVTPIQIFNRATDPFLRGVKEHLHRTLLLLDAMKLRNHVLVITRWKVSADDVRRLEELVNLRVTVLVTWSGIKDQRIEPVDSRVAEQSLAILAKLAKRTKCILYWRPIVAGLNDGEDDISRAIELSRLADATVFTGLFHRAEIREYLRSLGVEDLYQDAPRRKVMPREVEQRVLEGFDGERLFRKTSCAIAFAHGVADWNGHYGIDHICDICPADQVSICASAHRLPERSAVEALASAAGLSCADLEIGPGHITVADSTEQQRYFIQHSLGFQVHDRAMPHLPGRHGRAEEGWE, from the coding sequence ATGGACGACGACCTAGCAGTCGCGAACCTGATTTCCCATTGGGCCTTTCGGCGAGACGTTACTCCGATCCAGATTTTCAACCGGGCTACCGATCCCTTCCTGCGGGGCGTGAAGGAACACCTCCATCGCACGCTGCTGCTTCTGGACGCGATGAAGCTACGCAACCATGTGCTGGTGATCACTCGCTGGAAAGTCTCGGCTGACGACGTGCGCCGCCTAGAAGAATTGGTGAATTTGCGAGTCACGGTGCTGGTGACATGGTCCGGCATCAAGGACCAACGTATCGAACCAGTAGATAGCAGGGTCGCCGAGCAATCACTCGCGATCCTGGCCAAACTTGCCAAACGGACCAAGTGCATCCTCTACTGGCGCCCTATCGTGGCTGGGCTGAATGACGGCGAAGACGATATTTCTCGGGCGATTGAGCTCTCCCGTCTGGCTGACGCCACCGTCTTCACGGGCCTTTTTCATCGCGCAGAAATTCGTGAATATCTACGTTCGCTCGGCGTGGAAGACCTCTACCAAGATGCGCCACGCCGCAAAGTCATGCCGCGAGAGGTTGAGCAGCGGGTTCTCGAGGGGTTCGACGGTGAACGGCTCTTCCGCAAGACATCGTGCGCCATCGCGTTCGCGCACGGCGTTGCCGACTGGAACGGGCATTACGGCATCGATCACATCTGCGATATCTGCCCCGCCGACCAAGTCTCGATTTGCGCGAGCGCGCATCGGCTGCCGGAGCGAAGTGCGGTCGAGGCGCTGGCGAGTGCTGCGGGCCTATCGTGCGCTGATCTTGAGATTGGCCCCGGCCACATCACCGTTGCTGACAGCACGGAGCAGCAGCGATACTTCATTCAACACTCGCTCGGATTTCAGGTGCATGACCGGGCGATGCCCCATTTGCCTGGGCGGCATGGCCGTGCGGAGGAGGGTTGGGAATGA
- a CDS encoding NAD(P)-binding protein: MKIANNSRSMINREHFNSSKTEFLLQFACTDKRFLGSHSKWGWGLSDSAAVDPEGILRPARIDSYERVFTVGPFGARVSFASQQQRAFNIVWALSEKNMVGEGKRVAVVGGGLSGITTAAALLAKRCSVHLYETQGRVLGIQKQAAHRFIHPTINFWPEIFEETAFGPMIMPTTELPFFDWYANIGSTIMLALREEWRRYFKPRLSAHNISTTVTSLSEKNKKVTIFATGRGPEKSEPFDVVVLAMGFGPERTVAGVEPVGYWESDDWYDSEGDGPTPVVAGIGDGGLIDALRAIHTRFEAGRLCAEVVRLLASSSVPALVRDLEGEVLGANLDKDAAAEAYARGYARIYELDTPDLVKDVLNTSLRKPPFDPVLLVGPAAFPFSKTAAPIHKFMITHALDREAVDYQQGRLEDGPILKRDGAEEPIGDRPKVVRRGPERNFGGVIATDLVDKVAQRQVVMGDLLKPAPYGASDWMFPGYPPHRPADPIFAKFRLDKAEEYIKSALGTPLSLGVSRDGVVTYFVAPELGRTDLEERIPPRLFGVRTLLGDCPVIHV, from the coding sequence GTGAAAATCGCGAACAATTCTCGCAGCATGATCAATCGGGAGCATTTTAACTCATCCAAAACCGAATTTTTGTTACAATTCGCTTGCACGGATAAGCGATTTCTTGGCAGTCATTCGAAATGGGGGTGGGGTTTGTCTGACAGCGCGGCAGTCGATCCGGAGGGAATCCTTCGGCCAGCCCGGATCGATTCTTACGAACGCGTCTTCACGGTCGGGCCTTTTGGCGCTCGGGTCAGTTTCGCTTCTCAGCAGCAACGAGCGTTCAACATAGTTTGGGCGCTAAGTGAAAAGAATATGGTCGGCGAGGGCAAGCGCGTCGCAGTGGTCGGAGGCGGCCTCTCGGGAATCACCACCGCTGCGGCACTCTTGGCCAAACGATGTTCGGTTCATTTGTATGAGACGCAAGGGCGCGTGCTCGGCATTCAGAAGCAAGCGGCACACCGCTTTATCCATCCCACGATCAACTTCTGGCCGGAGATTTTCGAAGAGACGGCATTTGGTCCGATGATCATGCCGACGACCGAGCTACCGTTCTTTGACTGGTACGCGAACATCGGCTCGACGATCATGCTCGCGCTACGCGAGGAATGGCGGCGCTATTTCAAACCGCGCCTGTCCGCGCATAACATCAGCACGACCGTTACGAGCCTGAGTGAGAAGAATAAGAAGGTTACGATCTTCGCCACGGGCCGCGGACCGGAAAAGAGCGAACCGTTCGACGTGGTAGTGCTCGCGATGGGGTTCGGCCCAGAGCGCACCGTCGCCGGTGTCGAACCGGTTGGCTATTGGGAGAGCGACGACTGGTACGATTCGGAGGGTGATGGACCGACCCCAGTCGTCGCCGGAATCGGCGATGGCGGTCTCATCGACGCGCTGCGGGCCATTCACACCCGATTCGAGGCGGGCCGCCTATGCGCGGAGGTTGTGAGATTGCTCGCCTCTTCCAGTGTTCCCGCGCTCGTTCGAGACCTTGAAGGGGAAGTGCTGGGCGCCAATTTGGACAAGGACGCGGCGGCGGAGGCTTATGCGCGGGGCTACGCGCGCATTTATGAACTCGACACTCCGGACCTCGTCAAGGACGTGCTGAACACGTCGTTGCGCAAACCCCCGTTCGATCCGGTGCTGCTGGTAGGTCCGGCTGCCTTCCCATTCTCCAAGACCGCCGCGCCAATTCACAAGTTCATGATCACCCACGCCTTGGATCGCGAAGCCGTGGACTATCAGCAAGGCAGGCTCGAGGATGGCCCGATCCTGAAGCGCGATGGCGCGGAAGAACCGATCGGGGACCGGCCGAAGGTAGTTCGACGGGGCCCTGAGCGGAATTTCGGTGGCGTGATCGCCACCGATCTCGTGGACAAGGTAGCACAACGGCAAGTCGTGATGGGCGATCTGCTCAAGCCGGCGCCCTATGGCGCGTCGGATTGGATGTTCCCCGGCTATCCGCCGCATAGACCGGCCGACCCCATCTTCGCCAAATTTCGCTTGGACAAAGCGGAGGAATACATCAAAAGCGCGCTCGGCACGCCTCTTTCGCTCGGAGTCTCCAGGGACGGTGTGGTCACGTATTTCGTGGCGCCTGAGCTTGGACGGACCGATCTGGAGGAGAGGATCCCGCCGCGCTTGTTTGGCGTACGCACGCTCCTTGGAGATTGCCCGGTGATTCATGTCTGA
- a CDS encoding ATPase domain-containing protein, whose protein sequence is MRDTAPYDDIVYDLLASIMRAQADIATRLSSTALGDIPDGLINRHFEWLTLHYPEGENRHLFDSFGGTFPLRTQALRARSQLPRAMRATLRARHALPWESDEDDLEAHAESEAFVQAEPTRISRLIKQSFVSVLDRERARYETTFDEDGQLVYLTGSNDSQVEIKSPLSVLREYLTIPGVPGSEAYALLPLRNVIFQLFQIYPDGVGPSSKASSFTVSDIEAALSHIWTSLRVRHYSKGQDTLPPEGRSEEGGMLRHFLAAMEVLWVRFANLDECRDYLSHAALRPERAEFAFVRSKHLERLPELGEVVNQLWGLPIPIRGADTLFRGGLKFSGRQGLVVGVHGGPGAGKTSLALALGATLAPFGINTLFITAEETTEDLEAKIESLVSDDLRRLSFFPKHPTEWIQFQNLSFGWSEPKEEDSLKTLESALLRLSQALGEGLSETDEPGASKPCRAIVVLDGIHDLVMTSHHSEGKNGGSLRQRLREFIFACRELRALVILTAGEDWAGDRALDYLVDVAIRLSHESVREPGRKPDRRITISKARHQLCAIGTHGIQLAGAKGVRFSPQINYQLDRKAIWKTRLAEMGVYKRVLELALSQKAFENFSHSSSKRIGRGRLDFQPSQLGVRLFRGSNIFLNGQGAGGKAALALKMAISPTVDQDEVHIQVPEKVLVVSFLYPQQYYINIREALLRLRRYEYGIGMRELRPTVNVMHLYPGNYRPDQLFNRIDWELESADLAGDPYTTIVIDGLHNVARQFPEIQEYPLFWPQIYTALRARPITIISTHTTFLSDHDSMTLNDRRIDPIMHLLIQNTDFRFEIDPLTSNWPPRPREKITSDDSNIFWLRTVAAINQPIPLPGLLWSRDRLLLFESGQARLPF, encoded by the coding sequence TTGCGCGACACCGCGCCTTATGATGATATCGTCTATGATCTGCTGGCGAGCATCATGCGCGCCCAGGCTGATATCGCGACGCGTTTGTCCAGCACCGCGCTTGGCGATATCCCCGATGGATTGATCAATCGCCACTTCGAGTGGCTCACGCTACATTACCCGGAAGGCGAGAACCGGCACCTCTTCGACAGTTTTGGGGGGACTTTTCCGCTCCGCACCCAAGCGCTGCGAGCTCGCAGCCAGTTGCCGCGAGCAATGCGCGCCACACTTCGGGCCCGACACGCCCTACCCTGGGAGTCCGACGAGGACGACCTCGAGGCGCACGCTGAATCGGAAGCGTTCGTGCAAGCCGAACCGACACGCATATCCCGGCTCATCAAGCAGTCCTTCGTGTCCGTGCTGGATCGCGAGCGCGCTCGCTACGAGACAACCTTCGATGAGGATGGTCAGCTCGTTTATTTGACCGGCAGCAACGACAGCCAAGTTGAGATCAAGTCGCCGCTTAGCGTTTTGCGAGAGTATCTCACCATTCCCGGCGTTCCCGGATCGGAGGCCTATGCTCTCCTGCCGCTTCGAAACGTCATATTCCAGCTGTTCCAGATTTACCCTGATGGCGTTGGACCCTCCAGCAAGGCGTCATCCTTCACCGTCTCCGACATTGAGGCCGCGCTCTCCCACATTTGGACGTCGCTTCGCGTCCGTCATTACTCCAAAGGACAGGACACACTGCCGCCGGAGGGCCGAAGTGAGGAGGGCGGCATGCTTCGCCATTTCCTCGCGGCCATGGAAGTGCTGTGGGTGCGCTTCGCCAATTTAGACGAATGTCGAGACTATCTGTCGCACGCCGCTCTGCGACCTGAGAGGGCGGAGTTCGCGTTCGTCCGCTCAAAACATCTCGAGCGGCTTCCCGAGTTGGGCGAGGTGGTCAACCAGCTCTGGGGACTGCCGATTCCGATTAGAGGGGCTGACACGCTCTTTCGCGGTGGCTTGAAGTTCTCGGGCCGGCAGGGGTTGGTTGTCGGCGTGCACGGCGGACCGGGCGCAGGCAAAACCAGTTTGGCGCTCGCGCTGGGTGCAACGCTCGCGCCTTTTGGTATCAACACCTTGTTTATCACGGCGGAAGAGACGACGGAGGATCTCGAGGCGAAGATCGAGAGCCTCGTTTCCGACGATCTGCGGCGTCTCTCCTTCTTCCCGAAGCATCCGACAGAATGGATACAGTTCCAAAACCTCTCATTCGGTTGGTCGGAACCCAAGGAGGAGGATTCGCTCAAGACGCTCGAGTCGGCGCTTCTGCGCCTGTCGCAGGCTCTCGGGGAGGGTCTTTCGGAGACCGACGAGCCTGGCGCCTCCAAGCCATGCCGAGCAATCGTCGTCCTTGATGGTATCCACGACCTCGTGATGACGTCGCACCATAGTGAGGGAAAGAACGGCGGCTCGCTGCGGCAGCGTTTGCGAGAGTTCATTTTCGCCTGCCGCGAGCTTCGGGCACTCGTCATCCTGACAGCAGGTGAGGATTGGGCGGGAGACCGGGCCCTGGACTATCTGGTGGATGTCGCGATCCGCTTGTCTCATGAGTCAGTCCGCGAACCCGGACGCAAGCCGGATCGACGGATCACGATCTCGAAGGCTCGACACCAACTCTGCGCGATTGGCACACATGGCATTCAGCTCGCGGGGGCCAAGGGCGTGCGTTTCTCGCCGCAAATCAACTACCAACTTGATCGTAAGGCGATCTGGAAGACCCGGCTCGCGGAAATGGGCGTGTACAAACGGGTGCTGGAGCTGGCGCTAAGCCAAAAGGCTTTTGAGAACTTCTCGCATTCCTCTTCCAAGCGTATCGGCCGGGGCCGGTTGGATTTTCAACCGAGCCAGCTTGGCGTCCGGCTGTTTCGAGGCTCGAACATCTTCCTGAACGGACAGGGCGCCGGCGGCAAGGCGGCGCTGGCGCTGAAGATGGCGATCTCACCTACCGTTGATCAGGATGAAGTGCATATTCAAGTTCCTGAAAAGGTGCTGGTCGTCTCATTCCTATATCCGCAACAATATTACATAAATATCCGCGAGGCGCTGCTGCGTTTGCGGCGCTACGAGTATGGCATCGGGATGCGGGAATTACGCCCGACCGTGAACGTGATGCATCTCTATCCTGGCAATTATCGCCCCGACCAGCTCTTCAATCGGATCGATTGGGAATTGGAGAGCGCGGACTTGGCCGGTGATCCCTACACGACCATCGTCATCGACGGGCTGCACAATGTCGCGCGCCAGTTTCCCGAGATCCAAGAGTATCCGCTGTTTTGGCCGCAAATCTACACGGCGCTGCGCGCTCGGCCGATCACCATCATCAGCACGCACACAACATTTCTCTCAGATCACGATTCGATGACGCTCAATGATCGGCGCATCGATCCGATCATGCATCTGCTCATTCAGAACACGGACTTCCGGTTCGAGATTGATCCGCTGACTTCTAATTGGCCTCCGCGTCCGCGAGAGAAAATCACCTCCGATGATTCGAACATCTTCTGGTTGCGGACCGTGGCGGCGATCAATCAGCCCATCCCGCTGCCCGGACTCCTTTGGAGCCGTGATCGCCTCTTATTATTTGAATCTGGCCAAGCCAGGCTGCCATTCTAG
- a CDS encoding DNA cytosine methyltransferase translates to MKAIELFAGAGGLGIGVSRAGFKPTSVVEWDHWCCDTIRENRKRDASAIAHWPEPIEGDVSHVDFTSHEGKVQIVTGGPPCQPFSLGGKHRAHQDSRDMWPQAVRAVREVKPQAFIFENVKGLTRETFSTYFSYIFLQLTYPEIERGKTESWVEHRARLESHHSSGSNSGLSYRVIPPRVLNAANFGVPQKRERVFFVGFRSDLGVEWSFPQETHSREALLCAKHSGVYWERHQIAKRQRPDLGDFRGGSAEALARKPWLTVRDALEGLPDPEFSPTAAARFLNHKFQPGARSYPGHTGSPIDEPAKALKAGVHGVPGGENMLVRTDGSLRYFSVRESARLQTFPDNFAFHGSWSETMRQLGNAVPVTLAEVVAKSVAAHLKASGRKPGRA, encoded by the coding sequence GTGAAGGCTATCGAACTGTTCGCGGGTGCCGGCGGCCTCGGAATCGGTGTCAGCCGCGCGGGTTTCAAGCCGACGAGCGTCGTCGAGTGGGACCATTGGTGCTGCGATACGATTCGTGAGAATCGCAAGCGCGACGCGAGCGCTATCGCGCACTGGCCCGAGCCCATCGAGGGGGATGTGAGCCACGTGGATTTCACCTCGCATGAGGGGAAGGTTCAGATCGTCACCGGTGGCCCGCCCTGCCAACCCTTCTCGCTGGGAGGAAAGCATCGCGCGCACCAGGACAGCCGGGACATGTGGCCGCAGGCGGTCCGCGCTGTTCGCGAGGTGAAGCCTCAGGCGTTCATCTTCGAGAATGTGAAGGGCCTCACGCGCGAGACCTTTTCGACCTATTTCAGCTACATCTTCCTGCAGCTCACCTATCCTGAGATCGAGCGCGGCAAGACCGAGAGCTGGGTCGAGCACCGCGCGCGCCTTGAAAGCCATCACAGCAGCGGATCCAACTCGGGCCTGTCCTATCGGGTGATTCCGCCGCGGGTGCTGAATGCGGCGAATTTCGGCGTTCCGCAGAAGCGCGAGCGCGTCTTCTTCGTCGGCTTCCGCTCCGACCTCGGCGTCGAATGGTCGTTCCCCCAGGAAACCCATTCGCGCGAGGCGCTGCTCTGTGCCAAACACAGTGGAGTCTATTGGGAGCGGCACCAGATCGCGAAGCGACAGCGTCCGGATCTAGGCGATTTCCGCGGCGGTTCCGCCGAAGCCCTCGCCCGCAAGCCCTGGCTTACGGTGCGCGATGCCCTTGAGGGTCTTCCCGATCCCGAGTTCTCGCCGACCGCGGCCGCGCGCTTCTTGAATCACAAGTTCCAACCGGGCGCGCGGAGCTATCCCGGCCACACCGGTAGTCCGATCGACGAGCCCGCGAAGGCGTTGAAGGCGGGCGTGCATGGTGTCCCCGGTGGCGAGAACATGTTGGTTCGCACTGATGGCTCGCTGCGTTATTTCTCGGTTCGCGAGAGCGCCCGGCTCCAGACCTTCCCCGACAATTTCGCCTTCCATGGATCGTGGTCGGAGACGATGCGCCAGCTTGGCAACGCGGTGCCGGTCACCTTGGCCGAGGTTGTCGCGAAGTCGGTCGCCGCGCATCTGAAGGCGTCTGGCAGGAAGCCCGGACGCGCATGA
- a CDS encoding helicase-related protein: MFELNRRLIIPTRDEETARIFAEIFKSENRKSALVFSPSVEHAEHFTAMLRLFGFRAEEMFGASPARECDKLMSHFKRGSIDVLCTVHLFNEGGCVKVRLVRLSDGSFETRDTHSPTVNQRMSVRRSRSRMAAWLGQIQIIRGDHGSKGVRAAGWAD; the protein is encoded by the coding sequence ATGTTCGAGCTCAATCGTCGCTTGATCATCCCGACCAGGGATGAGGAGACCGCGCGGATCTTCGCTGAAATATTCAAAAGCGAGAATCGCAAGTCCGCCTTGGTCTTCTCTCCGAGTGTCGAACACGCCGAGCACTTCACCGCCATGCTGCGATTGTTTGGTTTTCGGGCGGAGGAGATGTTTGGCGCGTCTCCCGCCCGCGAGTGCGACAAGCTTATGTCCCACTTCAAACGCGGCTCGATCGACGTTCTTTGCACGGTGCATCTGTTCAATGAGGGTGGGTGTGTCAAAGTGCGTTTGGTTCGACTGAGCGACGGGTCGTTCGAGACGAGAGATACGCATTCACCAACAGTCAACCAGCGAATGTCCGTCCGTCGGTCGAGGTCTAGAATGGCAGCCTGGCTTGGCCAGATTCAAATAATAAGAGGCGATCACGGCTCCAAAGGAGTCCGGGCAGCGGGATGGGCTGATTGA
- a CDS encoding aldo/keto reductase: MAVELAGAQRLALGTMGLAGVYGPVPSDIAQQTIRAALDVGITLFDTAPLYGNGIAERLLGAELAGQDAAVVTKFGLAAGRDGMLFRDSRPASVRRSVETSLRRLRRDRIDILLQHRPDPAVGEEEVAGMLQRLVEEGKAAQVGLSGSSLTRAVAMGAMAPIRVVQNEFSAASEILPRETPADFSAAGLMLMAHSPLARGLLARTQPRLFPVGDHRATMRSLDQAGQIALLARAALRFSDFATLSDPRVAIRWVLDQGAAVVAVIGARSPAQVRGLMHE; the protein is encoded by the coding sequence TTGGCGGTCGAGCTGGCTGGCGCGCAGCGTCTCGCGCTCGGAACGATGGGCCTGGCTGGCGTCTATGGACCGGTGCCGTCGGACATCGCCCAGCAGACGATTAGGGCCGCGCTCGATGTGGGCATCACGCTATTCGATACGGCTCCGCTGTACGGCAATGGAATCGCGGAGCGTCTGTTGGGCGCTGAACTCGCGGGACAAGATGCAGCCGTCGTGACCAAATTTGGATTGGCGGCCGGTCGGGATGGAATGCTCTTCAGGGACAGCCGGCCAGCGAGCGTCCGCCGCTCCGTCGAAACCTCGCTCCGACGACTGCGTCGCGACCGCATCGATATTCTCTTGCAGCATAGGCCGGACCCGGCAGTCGGCGAAGAGGAAGTCGCCGGGATGTTGCAGCGGCTCGTAGAAGAGGGAAAGGCCGCACAGGTCGGTCTGTCGGGTAGCAGTCTGACTCGTGCCGTTGCGATGGGCGCGATGGCGCCGATCCGCGTCGTCCAAAACGAGTTTTCGGCCGCCAGCGAGATCCTTCCTCGCGAAACTCCGGCGGACTTCTCTGCCGCCGGCCTGATGCTGATGGCGCATTCACCGCTAGCGCGAGGGTTGCTCGCGCGTACGCAGCCACGACTGTTCCCGGTCGGTGATCATCGCGCGACGATGCGATCGCTCGATCAGGCTGGTCAAATAGCGCTGCTCGCCCGGGCTGCGCTACGCTTTTCGGACTTCGCGACCCTCTCGGACCCGCGGGTGGCGATAAGATGGGTGTTGGACCAAGGCGCCGCTGTCGTAGCGGTGATTGGCGCCCGCTCGCCGGCTCAGGTTCGCGGGCTGATGCACGAATAG
- a CDS encoding very short patch repair endonuclease — protein MSDTLDPSGRSERMRRIKGRDTRPELAVRRILHLAGYRFRLHAKDLPGKPDIVSRRRRKAILVHGCFWHRHDDPTCKLARLPKSRLDFWLPKLETNRERDARALAALEALGWRVLVVWECQMRNKDELASRVLTFWGNE, from the coding sequence ATGTCCGATACCCTCGACCCAAGCGGCCGCAGCGAGCGAATGAGGCGCATCAAGGGCCGAGACACTCGGCCAGAGCTGGCGGTGCGCCGGATTCTTCACTTGGCCGGATATCGTTTCCGGCTCCATGCGAAGGATTTGCCGGGCAAGCCGGACATCGTCTCCCGCCGACGGCGTAAGGCGATCCTCGTGCATGGATGCTTCTGGCACCGCCACGACGATCCGACCTGCAAACTTGCCCGGCTGCCCAAATCCAGGCTGGATTTTTGGCTGCCAAAGTTGGAAACGAACCGGGAACGGGATGCGCGTGCTCTCGCGGCGCTGGAGGCGCTGGGATGGCGAGTCCTGGTTGTTTGGGAGTGCCAGATGCGGAATAAGGACGAGCTGGCGAGCCGGGTGCTTACATTTTGGGGGAACGAGTGA